One genomic region from Magallana gigas chromosome 3, xbMagGiga1.1, whole genome shotgun sequence encodes:
- the LOC105320148 gene encoding lectin-like, with amino-acid sequence MSRNPTYDNRATLSTNVISTLIFRSSIHCASYCTRNDECKSTMYNMNTHSCQLLSVHMDAVSDTGPQTYHGWLYYERKIDGTMPTTTTVDVETTVVSTETTQTTFDCSIWHYRFGHWYLLDSNYRTFNDSRTFCASLSPPAYVIEVQSQADNDWLSELTSTLCEAPGEYWLNGYDTDNSGTFTWIDSQTPSTYTNWYQPTGEPNDSTGPGSEKCIASSTGYMGVWVDIPCTVTRPVVCERNF; translated from the exons ATGTCCAGAAACCCCACTTACGACAACCGGGCAACTCTGTCAAccaatgttatatcaacactTATTTTCCGAAGTTCAATACACTGTGCATCTTATTGCACAAGAAATGACGAGTGTAAATCCACCATGTACAACATGAACACCCACTCCTGTCAACTTCTATCTGTTCACATGGATGCAGTGTCAGATACAGGACCGCAAACTTACCATGGATGGCTGTATTATGAGAGAAAAATTG ATGGAACGATGCCAACCACCACAACAGTCGATGTTGAGACCACAGTAGTCAGCACTGAAACTACACAGACAACATTTG attgtTCAATTTGGCACTATCGTTTTGGTCATTGGTATTTGTTGGATTCTAATTACAGAACATTCAATGATTCTCGG ACATTTTGTGCCAGCCTGTCTCCACCAGCTTACGTCATTGAAGTGCAATCTCAAGCTGACAATGACTGGCTTTCAGAATTGA CATCTACCCTTTGTGAAGCACCAGGCGAATACTGGCTGAACGGATACGATACAGATAATTCCGGGACGTTTACGTGGATTGATAGTCAAACTCCGTCAACCTACACTAACTGGTATCAGCCTACTGGTGAACCGAATGATAGTACAGGCCCCGGCTCTGAAAAATGCATTGCCTCATCTACTGGCTATATGGGAGTGTGGGTTGATATTCCATGCACGGTCACAAGACCGGTTGTTTGTGAAAGAAATTTCTAG